Below is a window of Desulfuromonadales bacterium DNA.
TTTCGACCAGCGCATCATTGACTACGTGGCCGACGAGTTCAAGAAGGAGCAGGGGATCGACTTGCGCAGCGACAAGATGGCCCTGCAGCGCCTCAAGGAGGCGGCGGAGAAAGCCAAGTGCGAGCTCTCCACCTCGATGGAGACCGACATCAACCTCCCCTTCATCACCGCCGACCAGACCGGGCCCAAGCATCTCAACATCCGCCTCACCCGGGCCAAGCTGGAAAGCCTCTGCGCCGACCTCATCGAGAATCTCGTCGCTCCCTGCCGCACCGCCCTCAAGGATGCCGGCCTCTCCGCCGCCGACGTCGACGAGGTAATCCTGGTTGGCGGCATGACCCGCATGCCGATCGTGCAGAAGAAGGTCCAGGAGATCTTCGGCAAGGTCCCCAACCGCGGGGTCAACCCCGACGAGGTAGTGGCCATCGGCGCCGCCATCCAGGCCGGCGTTCTCAAGGGGGAGGTCAAGGACGTGCTGCTCCTCGACGTCACCCCCCTCTCTCTGGGAATCGAAACCCTGGGCGGGGTAATGACCAAGCTGATCGAGAAAAACACCACCATTCCCTGCAAGAAGAGCCAGGTTTTCTCTACCGCCGCCGATAACCAGCCGGCCGTTTCCGTGCACGTGCTGCAGGGCGAGCGAGAGATGGCCGGCGACAACAAGACCATCGGCCGCTTTGAACTGGTCGGCATTCCGCCGGCCCCGCGCGGAGTGCCGCAGGTCGAAGTCACCTTCGACCTCGACGCCAACGGCATCCTGCATGTCTCGGCCAAGGACCTCGGTACCGGCAAGGAGCAGTCGATCCGCATCACCGCCTCCTCCGGCCTCTCCCAGGAGGAGATCGACAAGATGGTGAAGGACGCCGAGGCCCACGCCGCCGAGGATCACAAGAAACGTGAGCTGATCGAGGCCCGCAACCAGGCCGACGGCTTGGTCTATACCACCGAGAAATCCCTCAAGGAGCACGGCGACAAGGTCGACGAAGCGACCCGCGCCGGGATCCAGCAAGCGCTGGATGAGCTCAAGAAGGCGATGGAGGCGGATGACGCCGAGACCATTCGGAC
It encodes the following:
- the dnaK gene encoding molecular chaperone DnaK — its product is MAKVIGIDLGTTNSCVAVMEGGEPVVIANAEGSRTTPSMVAITESGERLVGQQAKRQAVTNPENTLFAIKRLIGRKFDTEAVRKDIKISPFKIVKADNGDAWVEVRGKKYSPPEISAMVLQKMKQTAEDYLGESVTDAVITVPAYFDDSQRQATKDAGKIAGLNVLRIINEPTAAALAYGLDRKKEEKIAVFDLGGGTFDISILELGEGVFEVRSTNGDTFLGGEDFDQRIIDYVADEFKKEQGIDLRSDKMALQRLKEAAEKAKCELSTSMETDINLPFITADQTGPKHLNIRLTRAKLESLCADLIENLVAPCRTALKDAGLSAADVDEVILVGGMTRMPIVQKKVQEIFGKVPNRGVNPDEVVAIGAAIQAGVLKGEVKDVLLLDVTPLSLGIETLGGVMTKLIEKNTTIPCKKSQVFSTAADNQPAVSVHVLQGEREMAGDNKTIGRFELVGIPPAPRGVPQVEVTFDLDANGILHVSAKDLGTGKEQSIRITASSGLSQEEIDKMVKDAEAHAAEDHKKRELIEARNQADGLVYTTEKSLKEHGDKVDEATRAGIQQALDELKKAMEADDAETIRTKTEALAQSAHKLAEAMYAQAQAAGDAGEAAAGEGKAGGKEDVVEAEFEEVKDEKK